The following proteins come from a genomic window of Coregonus clupeaformis isolate EN_2021a chromosome 2, ASM2061545v1, whole genome shotgun sequence:
- the LOC121533467 gene encoding UBX domain-containing protein 1-like produces MAEQTTLDSLLEMGFDRNRVEKAVAHTGNQGIERAMDWLMEHEGDPDIDEPYVPPVGNVLGGSDPQLPSPAAQPTTQGADPATDGGDQMIHDGDTKRPMIEEEKREQIKRLEELMRVKQEERRERERAEEVDREKQRRRQGQELLQVKQKLQEDEMKKMVDLRRREKDGDRMAKQRVRDKIARDREERALKFGGGSSSTALTSLSAEGPPSSPPSQGPPPAKKDYNECRIQVRMLDGSALTSVFKAQEPLAAVRVYIQMNGDAPEGQDFTLLSPYPRRVYTELDMEKPLQELGLVPSAVLVIAKK; encoded by the exons atggcagaacaAACAACGTTGGACAGCCTGCTGGAAATGGGATTTGACAGAAACAGAGT GGAAAAGGCTGTGGCACACACAGGAAACCAGGGCATAGAGCGGGCCATGGACTG GTTGATGGAACATGAGGGTGACCCAGACATTGACGAGCCCTATGTACCTCCTGTGGGGAACGTGCTTGGAGGAAGTGACCCACAACTGCCTAGTCCAGCAGCCCAACCCACAACACAGGGAGCAGACCCTG CTACAGATGGTGGTGACCAGATGATCCATGACGGTGATACCAAACGACCAATGATAGAGGAGGAGAAACGTGAGCAGATAAAGAG gctAGAGGAGCTGATGCGGGTGAAGCAGGAGGAGCGGCGAGAGAGGGAGCGAGCGGAGGAGGTGGACAGGGAGAAGCAGAGGAGGAGGCAGGGCCAGGAGCTGCTGCAGGTCAAACAGAAACTGCAGGAGGATGAGATGAAGAAAATGGTGGACCTGCGCCGGAGAGAGAAGGACGGTGACAGAATGGCCAA gcagcGGGTGCGAGACAAGATAGCacgagacagagaggagagagcactTAAG tTTGGAGGCGGTTCTTCTAGTACAGCTCTAACCTCCCTTTCAGCAGAGGGCCCTCCCTCCTCTCCGCCCAGTCAGGGCCCGCCTCCCGCCAAGAAGGACTATAACGAGTGCAGAATCCAG GTGCGTATGCTGGACGGCTCGGCGCTGACCTCCGTGTTCAAGGCCCAGGAGCCGCTGGCTGCCGTGCGTGTCTACATCCAGATGAATGGCGACGCCCCCGAGGGCCAGGACTTCACGCTGCTGTCCCCGTACCCCCGCCGCGTCTACACAGAGCTGGACATGGAGAAACCCCTACAGGAGCTGG GTTTGGTGCCTTCAGCTGTGCTGGTCATTGCCAAGAAATAA
- the LOC121533460 gene encoding pre-mRNA-processing factor 39 translates to MAAEGSDLEDLSSNGLMEDPSAPEAMEAVQPPTEMEEASEENGGEEASEAAAATAYNMPLVENEEEEDGELPVDFDRLWKLAHDNPQDFSSWTDLLQYSEQESHMTASRRALVAFLARYPLCYGYWKKFADLERRAGYTNKAQEVCVQGLKAIPLSVDLWIHYINLLLGTLNMNLPESSQRIRSAFEEAVVAAGLDFHSDRLWELYIEWEKEQGDMKAATGVYDRVLRIPTQLYSSHYEKFKTHLNAHAPKDVLSAEEYEGLLEESKQSHKTEKSELAEGEDELPPGEEKEPTEEELIPKMRELLLARREKVYQDLEGEVRKRWNFEEAIKRPYFHVKPLDRTQLRAWHSYLDWELTQLGGGEEKEVKTETEPEAMEGQEEEEKEEGSKSSGIVAGGDRRVRILFERCLIACALYEEFWTKYVQYLEPQSLDEARGVFRRACEIHLAHKHTMHLQWATFEERHGDLTEARRVLESLETSIPGLTMVRLRRAGLERRAGQLDESEALLRDAVAQAKETPHLHAFYSIKLARLLLKLCKNPSKARGVLQEALEISPDNGKLHLNLLELEVSGDPRGSAEGVQQCVTRALAAPLSPRTKILFSQRGLQYAEDYGTSVQSVLTVYEEHQKLLKELGNKKRGAENGDSEDPEKMSKGEDCSAVPAPPQAPPSMPHVPMTTPPPPMMGGDMTAAHAGYGGYGSWYQQQQYGGYGGYQQPWNYNQGYYPPS, encoded by the exons ATGGCGGCCGAAGGCTCGGATTTAGAAGACCTGAGCAGCAACGGGCTAATGGAGGATCCTTCAG CTCCGGAAGCCATGGAGGCTGTCCAACCTCCAACGGAGATGGAAGAGGCATCAGAGGAGAATGGTGGAGAAGAGGCTTCAGAAGCAGCAGCTGCGACAGCATACAACATGCCTCTGGTGGagaatgaggaggaagaggacggaGAGTTGCCGGTGGACTTTGACCGACTCTGGAAACTGGCCCATGACAATCCACAGGACTTCTCTAGCTGGACTGACCTGCTGCAGTACAGTGAGCAAGAG AGTCACATGACAGCATCACGTCGAGCGCTGGTTGCCTTTCTGGCGCGTTACCCCCTGTGCTACGGATATTGGAAGAAGTTTGCCGACTTGGAGCGACGTGCAGGCTACACCAACAAAGCTCAGGAG GTATGTGTTCAGGGTCTGAAGGCCATCCCTCTGAGCGTAGATTTGTGGATCCACTACATTAACCTGCTACTGGGCACGCTCAACATGAACCTGCCAGAGTCCTCTCAGCGCATTCGCAG TGCATTTGAGGAGGCGGTGGTGGCAGCAGGACTGGACTTCCACTCTGACCGTCTGTGGGAGCTGTACATCGAGTGGGAGAAGGAGCAGGGAGACATGAAGGCTGCCACTGGAGTCTACGACAGAGTCCTCAGAATCCCCACTCAGCTGTACAGCAGCCACTATGAGAA atTCAAGACTCATCTTAATGCCCATGCGCCCAAGGACGTCCTCTCAGCAGAGGAGTATGAGGGGTTGCTTGAGGAATCTAAACAGAGCCACAAGACTGAGAAGTCTGAGCTGGCTGAGGGGGAAGATGAGTTACCACCTGGGGAAGAGAAGGAACCTACAGAG GAAGAGCTGATTCCGAAGATGCGAGAACTCCTATTGGCTCGCAGGGAGAAGGTGTACCAGGACCTGGAGGGAGAGGTCAGGAAGAGGTGGAACTTTGAGGAAGCT ATCAAGCGTCCGTATTTCCACGTGAAGCCTCTGGACCGGACCCAGCTGAGGGCCTGGCACTCCTACCTGGACTGGGAGCTCACCCAGCTGGGAGGGGGGGAGGAAAAGGAGGTGAAGACCGAGACAGAACCAGAGGCCATGGAGGGCCaggaagaggaggaaaaggaggaggggtCAAAGAGCAGTGGGATTGTTGCCGGGGGAGACCGGAGGGTACGAATCCTGTTTGAGCGCTGTCTGATCGCCTGCGCTCTCTACGAGGAGTTCTGGACCAAG TATGTTCAGTACCTGGAACCTCAGAGTCTGGACGAGGCGCGGGGAGTGTTCCGGCGAGCCTGTGAGATCCACCTGGCCCACAAACACACCATGCACCTGCAGTGGGCCACCTTCGAGGAGAGGCATG gTGATCTAACAGAGGCACGGCGTGTTCTAGAATCTCTGGAAACCTCTATCCCAGGATTGACCATGGTCCGGCTGCGCAGGGCGGGGCTAGAGAGACGGGCGGGCCAGCTAGATGAATCAGAAGCTCTGCTCAGGGACGCTGTGGCCCAGGCCAAAGAGACTCCCCACCTCCATGCGTTCTACTCTATCAAACTGGCCCGGCTGCTGTTGAAACTCTGCAAGAACCCCAGCAAGGCCAGGGGAGTCCTGCAGGAGGCGCTGGAGATTAGCCCG gaTAACGGGAAGCTGCACCTGAACCTGCTGGAGCTGGAGGTGTCTGGTGACCCCAGAGGGTCGGCCGAGGGGGTGCAGCAGTGTGTGACTCGGGCACTGGCCGCACCCCTCTCCCCACGGACCAAGATCCTCTTTTCCCAGAGGGGCCTGCAGTACGCTGAGGACTATGGGACCTCTGTGCAAAG TGTGCTAACAGTCTATGAGGAGCATCAGAAGCTGCTGAAAGAGCTCGGCAACAAGAAGAGAGGGGCTGAGAATGG AGACAGTGAGGACCCAGAGAAGATGAGTAAAGGAGAAGACTGCTCCGCTGTTCCCGCTCCACCACAGGCCCCTCCTTCAATGCCCCATGTTCCCATGACGACACCACCTCCACCCATGATGGGTGGGGACATGACTGCGGCTCATGCGGGCTACGGAGGATATGGAAGCTGGTATCAG CAACAACAGTATGGGGGATACGGAGGCTACCAGCAACCCTGGAACTACAATCAGGGTTACTACCCTCCCAGCTAA